GCGCGCCGTCTTGTCGTAGGCCTCGCCGGCCGCGTCGTCACGCGTGCTGCCCACCAGCCGGTACTGGCCGTACGCCTGCACCTCGTAGAGGCTCGTGTGCCCGCCCGAGACGACGAGCCCGAGGAACGGCGGCTCCGGCGCCACCTCCAACAGCCGGATGGCCAGCAGGTGGCCCTCCAGGTGGTTGGCGCCCACGAAGGGCTTGCCCGTCGCCAGGCTCAGGCCCTTGGCCACCTGCACACCCACGAGCAGCGCGCCGATGAGCCCGGGGCCGGAGGTGACGGCGATGAGGTCCACGTCGTCGAGCGTCTTGTTCGCCCGCGTCAGGGCCTCGTGGACGACGGGCAGCACCTGGACGATGTGGTTGCGGCTGGCCAGCTCCGGCACCACCCCACCCCACCGCCGGTGGATGTCCACCTGCGTGGAGACGACATCCGACAACACGCGCCGGCCGTCCTCCACGACGGCGGCGGCGGTCTCATCACACGAGGTTTCCAGTCCAAGGACGAGCAAGGCGGCTCACTTCTCGGGGCCATTGAGGGGAAGTGGGACCGCCACCCGCTCAGTTGCCCAGCCCCCTGAGCAACGTGCGGACCTCTTCGGCGGAGGACCCCGTGGGTTCCAGCAACAAGTACTGCTTGTAGGCCTCGGCTGCCTGGGAATTCTTACCCGTGAACTGCAGCGCCATGC
This genomic window from Myxococcus hansupus contains:
- the tsaD gene encoding tRNA (adenosine(37)-N6)-threonylcarbamoyltransferase complex transferase subunit TsaD; translated protein: MLVLGLETSCDETAAAVVEDGRRVLSDVVSTQVDIHRRWGGVVPELASRNHIVQVLPVVHEALTRANKTLDDVDLIAVTSGPGLIGALLVGVQVAKGLSLATGKPFVGANHLEGHLLAIRLLEVAPEPPFLGLVVSGGHTSLYEVQAYGQYRLVGSTRDDAAGEAYDKTARILGLPYPGGLPIDQLAQQGNPEAIRFPRALPGDNFDVSFSGLKTAVLHHVQKHGVPQGQALADLCASFQEAVADVLSKKLVAAARRLGHKQLVICGGVAANSRLRALCQARAEERGLNMFLPPVRLCTDNGAMIAVAGYEAYRRGLRGDFRLAADPAWRM